The candidate division WOR-3 bacterium DNA window ATGCCCAGCCGGAGAAAAGACCGCAAGATTTTAATCAAAAGGCCGTTATTCCCGAATTATCTCTTTGTGCAACTTGATCACAACAAAGAGAATTGGCTCAAGGTATATCGCACCCATGGTGTGGTCAAGATTTGTGGCAATGGCCGACCCACCCCTATTCCGGATGAAGATATAAATTCAATCAAAATCTTTGTACAAAGCGAACGGAATATATATCCTCTTCCCTATTTGGTGGTCGGTGCTAAAGTCCGGGTGATATCCGGACCACTTGCGGGTGCTATTGGGACTCTTTTGAAAGAAGATAGCAAAAAAAGAAGATTGGTAGTTTCTATTGAATTGATGGGACAGTCAGTGGCGGTAACTCTCGCGGATGATGAGGTGCGACCTTATTGATGGAATTTCCTTATTCCAATTTTTTGATAAACTTCTTCCATTGTTTGAGAGGCAATCTTTTTTGCCCTGAGATATCCATCCCTTAACACTTCATAAATATATTCTGGTCTATTTTTTAGCTCCTGTTGTCGTTTTTGAATTGGTTCCAATGTTGCGTAAAGATTTTCTAAGAGTATTCTTTTACAATCAAGGCAACCGATGCCCGCCCGTCGACACTCCTGGGCACAATAATCGATATCTTCTTGCTTGGAAAAGGCAAGGTGCATAGTATAAATATTACAAAGTTCGGGATTGCCCGGATCCGTTCTTCTTTTCCGACTGGTGTCGGTAACCGCGGTGCTCAATTTTTTCCAGATTGTATCTTTGTCTTCATCAAGGTAGATACAATTATCGAGCGATTTGCTCATTTTGTTTACTCCATCCAGCCCGAGTATCTTTGTCACCTTTCCGAGATATTCCTTAGGTTCTGGAAAAGTTTCTCCAAAATAAGCATTAAATTTACGCACAATCTCACGAGTTAATTCCAGATGGGGTAATTGATCCTCACCCACAGGCACGATCACTGATTTGTAAAGCATGATATCTGCCGCCATCAGTACCGGATAATCAAGGAGCCCCATATTCACATAATCCGGATTCTGCTGTCTCTTTTCTTTGAAGGTGGGGACGCGCATCAACCAGGAAATTGGTGTGATGGTGTTCAGAATCCAGGCGAGTTCGGTATGTTCAGAAACCGTGGATTGCAACATGAGAATGCTTTTCTGCGGATCAATACCGGCGGCGAGATAATCCACGGCACAATTGAAGATGCGTTGTTCCATTTCCGCTGGATTAAATCTTACGGTCATAGCATGGTAATCCACAATCCCATAAATACACTGGTAATCATCCTGGAGGGCAATCATATTCCGCATTGCACCAACATAGTTCCCGATATGAAGGCGACCTGAAGGCTGTATGCCACTAAAAAGATTGCCTTTAATCATGGGATATAATATCTAAAATTCGTGGCGGTGTCAATCCTGAAATATTTACCTTATCTCATGGCTCAAACCATGATATATAAAGCTAATCAAGCAAGGTATCCATTCTTTCGATACCAGTCAAGCGTCTTTTCCATTCCCGTTTTCAAATCGTATTTTGGCCTCCAGCCGGTATCACCTATAATCTTCTCATTGCTGCAGAGCCAACAATTTTGCATCATCTCTTTCATTTTATCAAAGCCGGCAAGCCGCATCTTCCTTGGTAAAACCAGATCGTTAAACAGTCCCAAGAGTAACGCGATGGATTTGGGAATATGAACCCTCAAATATCTTTCCCGTTTTAAAGATTTAAGAATAAGCCTCACAACATCATCGAAAAAATAACAGGTGCCATCGGTGACATAGTAGCTCTTGTGCGGAAAGTAATTATTTTTAACTATCAAATGCATGAGGTTTATCAAATCTTCTACATAGAGCATATTTATTAATTTCTCTTCCCTGCCAATACACAGATAAAAACCTGCATTTAACAATTTTATGAATTTAAGTATTTCGGTATCAAAAGGTCCATAGACCGAGCAGGGCCGGAGAATGATATAATCAAGTTCAGAATTGATTATAACATCTTCTGCCATTTTTTTGGTCAAACCATAAAAGGAAACCGGCGCAGCCGGCACCGTCTCATCCATGCTCGTGGAAGAACGAGAAGGCCCTCCCGCGGACTGCGAACTCAAAAAAAGAATTTTCTTTACTCCACTTCGCTTCATCGCGGACACGAGATTAACTGTGGCTAAGACATTTGCCCGATAAAACTCAACGAAATTGCGTCCCATCGTCAATCCAGCGCAGTGGATTACCTGCCTAACATTTTTCAGCGCCGTATCAAGATTCTGTCCTGTGTAAAAATCAGCATGAACAATCTCCACACCGTTTTGGTTTTTTGTGAACGATAATCGAGTTGCAGGACGGGCAAGAATCCTTATTTTTTGCTTATTTTTTATCGCTTCCACAACAAAATTTTTTCCAATGAAACCAGAGGCACCTGTGACCAGAATCATTTAAAAATTACTGGATAAAATTCAGGATACTAAAATTGGTAACTCAAAGAAAATTTTCGATTTGTTGTGGGGAAATCATACATCGCTTCATCCACTCCCACATCCAGGGCAAACCCCCCGGCTTTAATCCCACCACCAAAGGTAAACCCGATGCGTTTTCCTTCAAAATCATAAAAATAACCGCCGCGCAACTGGACGAAATCAAAATAGTTTATCTCCAATCCCATACCCTTCCAGGCTTCCTGTATTTCATACTTAAGATTTTCCATAAAGGTATTCCGGGGATTAGCAAACATCCCCACCAGCACCTTGGTTATCTCAAATGTTACATTGGCTTTTATCAATCTTGAATTTATCGGCTGTGCTTTAATACCCACGCGTAGTGTATAAGGCAAAGGGTCAGAGGCACCGCTCTGGGAATAACTGATATTCGGACCAAAATTTTGTAATGTTAAACCCAATGCACCAAATTCAAAAGGTTTATATAACAACCCGGTATCGAAGGCATAGGTGATACCGATTCCGCCGCTCTTTATTCCTAACTCGGGCATCCTGCCAAAGACCCATGGAGCAACAAGATACGAATAAATAAACTTCCAACCAAATCCTAATCCCAGGTTGGGTTTCAATTTAAGTCCATAACTCAATGCACCAGCAATATCAAAAGTTGTGTATGTCCCTAAATAATTTCCATCTTTATCATAAACATCAGTAGGCCCGGTAGTAAGGTAAATTAAATTAAATCCTCCAGTACCATTCTTTATCGGCCTGATATAGCCAGCATATTCATAGTACATACCCTCGTGCAAGCCTGAAAGCCACGGTGCATGTTGGAGGGTTATATTCTGACGATCCATGAATGCTAGCCCAGCCTGATTGTAATAACAGGCAGTAGCATCATCAGCAAGGGCACTAAATGCCCCAGCCATTGAAGTTGCCCGGGCACCAGGCCAGATTAAAAGAAAGACACAACCCGGTCGTTGGGCTGCTCCTTCAAGCGCCGCGATAACCGCAAGCAAAGCAAAAAACCTATGCATCAAAGACCTCCATATTTAGATTTATTATACTCTGAAAATTTAAAAAGTCAACCATCAAAATAAAATTTTACCCAAAATAAATTGAGATTCTCTGGCAAATAAAAGTATAGTTTATCGAATTCATTTCAGATATTCCACCCAATCCCTGGGC harbors:
- a CDS encoding UpxY family transcription antiterminator; the encoded protein is MSYGEMVTNNLHWYAVYTRCHHERTTNKILTDKGLTTFLPEILMPSRRKDRKILIKRPLFPNYLFVQLDHNKENWLKVYRTHGVVKICGNGRPTPIPDEDINSIKIFVQSERNIYPLPYLVVGAKVRVISGPLAGAIGTLLKEDSKKRRLVVSIELMGQSVAVTLADDEVRPY
- the trpS gene encoding tryptophan--tRNA ligase, translated to MIKGNLFSGIQPSGRLHIGNYVGAMRNMIALQDDYQCIYGIVDYHAMTVRFNPAEMEQRIFNCAVDYLAAGIDPQKSILMLQSTVSEHTELAWILNTITPISWLMRVPTFKEKRQQNPDYVNMGLLDYPVLMAADIMLYKSVIVPVGEDQLPHLELTREIVRKFNAYFGETFPEPKEYLGKVTKILGLDGVNKMSKSLDNCIYLDEDKDTIWKKLSTAVTDTSRKRRTDPGNPELCNIYTMHLAFSKQEDIDYCAQECRRAGIGCLDCKRILLENLYATLEPIQKRQQELKNRPEYIYEVLRDGYLRAKKIASQTMEEVYQKIGIRKFHQ
- a CDS encoding NAD(P)-dependent oxidoreductase, encoding MILVTGASGFIGKNFVVEAIKNKQKIRILARPATRLSFTKNQNGVEIVHADFYTGQNLDTALKNVRQVIHCAGLTMGRNFVEFYRANVLATVNLVSAMKRSGVKKILFLSSQSAGGPSRSSTSMDETVPAAPVSFYGLTKKMAEDVIINSELDYIILRPCSVYGPFDTEILKFIKLLNAGFYLCIGREEKLINMLYVEDLINLMHLIVKNNYFPHKSYYVTDGTCYFFDDVVRLILKSLKRERYLRVHIPKSIALLLGLFNDLVLPRKMRLAGFDKMKEMMQNCWLCSNEKIIGDTGWRPKYDLKTGMEKTLDWYRKNGYLA
- a CDS encoding PorV/PorQ family protein, which translates into the protein MHRFFALLAVIAALEGAAQRPGCVFLLIWPGARATSMAGAFSALADDATACYYNQAGLAFMDRQNITLQHAPWLSGLHEGMYYEYAGYIRPIKNGTGGFNLIYLTTGPTDVYDKDGNYLGTYTTFDIAGALSYGLKLKPNLGLGFGWKFIYSYLVAPWVFGRMPELGIKSGGIGITYAFDTGLLYKPFEFGALGLTLQNFGPNISYSQSGASDPLPYTLRVGIKAQPINSRLIKANVTFEITKVLVGMFANPRNTFMENLKYEIQEAWKGMGLEINYFDFVQLRGGYFYDFEGKRIGFTFGGGIKAGGFALDVGVDEAMYDFPTTNRKFSLSYQF